A single window of Hyphomicrobiales bacterium DNA harbors:
- the nsrR gene encoding HTH-type transcriptional regulator NsrR yields the protein MRMTFHTDYAIRMLIYAALRPGGVCTVNDVAVAYGLSRNHLLKVALTLRDLGFIETIRGRSGGIRIAVAPEEINIGALVRSTEEDFSLVECMQGAGGACVISPACRLKGVFAEALTAYLAVLNKYTLADIVRNRAVLQPLLGIRETIA from the coding sequence ATGCGCATGACGTTTCACACAGATTACGCGATCAGGATGCTGATTTATGCCGCTTTGCGGCCGGGCGGCGTCTGCACGGTGAATGACGTCGCAGTGGCCTACGGCCTTTCGCGCAACCACCTTCTCAAGGTCGCGCTGACCCTTCGCGATCTCGGCTTCATCGAGACGATACGCGGCCGTTCTGGTGGCATTCGCATCGCCGTTGCACCGGAGGAGATCAACATTGGCGCCCTGGTGCGTTCGACGGAGGAGGATTTCTCCCTTGTCGAATGCATGCAAGGAGCCGGCGGCGCTTGCGTGATCTCTCCGGCTTGCAGGCTCAAGGGTGTTTTCGCGGAAGCGCTGACCGCCTATCTCGCGGTTCTCAACAAGTACACGCTCGCCGATATCGTTCGCAACAGGGCTGTTCTTCAGCCGTTGCTCGGTATCCGCGAGACAATCGCCTGA
- the fixP gene encoding Cbb3-type cytochrome c oxidase subunit FixP has protein sequence MGTEKRDPVTGRLTTGHEWNGIEELDTPIPRVVLFFLGFGILFSIIYWIFMPAWPSVSTYTKGLLDFDQREVVTRQVQEAAAARAGWTDKIANTGFAEIAADETLMRRVRETGPTLFADNCAVCHGVKGTGGPGFPNLTAGAWLWGGDPDTIAQTIRVGINATDDGTRVSQMLAFGRDGILTSDQVRSVAAYVRSLSGQNLDASEQSRLPAGKEVFKANCVSCHGENGKGIRDVGAPDLTDHHWIYGGDAQSVYTSIYGGRQGHMPYWRDRLSPADIKLLTLYVGTLGKDEIRGRDKP, from the coding sequence ATGGGAACGGAAAAAAGAGATCCGGTCACAGGTCGGCTTACCACCGGCCATGAGTGGAATGGCATTGAAGAACTGGACACACCGATTCCGCGTGTTGTCCTTTTCTTTCTCGGATTCGGGATCCTGTTCTCGATTATCTACTGGATATTCATGCCGGCTTGGCCCTCAGTGAGCACATATACGAAGGGGCTGCTTGACTTTGATCAGCGCGAGGTGGTCACGCGCCAGGTCCAGGAAGCTGCGGCCGCCCGCGCCGGCTGGACGGATAAGATCGCCAATACGGGTTTCGCCGAGATCGCAGCTGACGAGACCCTGATGCGCCGTGTGCGCGAAACCGGGCCTACGCTCTTTGCCGACAATTGCGCAGTCTGCCACGGCGTGAAAGGAACGGGGGGGCCGGGCTTTCCCAATCTCACTGCCGGTGCGTGGCTTTGGGGCGGCGATCCCGATACCATCGCGCAGACAATCCGCGTCGGCATCAATGCTACCGATGACGGCACGCGTGTGTCGCAAATGCTGGCTTTTGGGCGCGACGGCATCTTGACATCTGATCAGGTTCGCAGCGTTGCCGCCTATGTCCGCTCGCTGTCGGGCCAGAATCTCGATGCGAGCGAGCAGTCGCGACTGCCTGCCGGCAAGGAGGTGTTCAAGGCCAATTGTGTTTCCTGCCATGGCGAAAACGGGAAGGGTATTCGTGATGTCGGCGCCCCCGACCTGACTGACCATCACTGGATCTATGGTGGCGATGCGCAGTCGGTCTATACGAGCATCTATGGAGGCCGGCAGGGGCACATGCCTTATTGGCGGGATCGCCTGTCGCCGGCCGATATCAAGCTGCTCACGCTTTATGTGGGCACGCTCGGCAAGGACGAAATCCGGGGCAGGGACAAGCCATGA
- a CDS encoding conserved hypothetical protein (Evidence 4 : Unknown function but conserved in other organisms): MTGLPTPPLRLSRINRRFVALAAAGAGIALLIAANAHLVYVAVVSQPDCVPHEKSTGPGGTFRAARSAC; the protein is encoded by the coding sequence ATGACCGGGCTTCCCACGCCGCCGCTCCGCCTGTCCCGCATCAACCGGCGTTTTGTTGCCTTGGCGGCGGCTGGGGCGGGCATCGCGCTGCTCATCGCGGCCAATGCGCATCTCGTCTACGTGGCGGTTGTCTCGCAGCCTGACTGCGTACCCCATGAAAAATCGACAGGGCCGGGTGGAACGTTCCGCGCCGCCCGGTCCGCCTGCTGA
- the fixN gene encoding Cytochrome c oxidase subunit 1 homolog: protein MVSGLTVSERRLALVVSGLLAVCGLAMAVVGRNDLLGTHGFVVLAFSLGLIALVASRYLDPEPSEERLSHYYDDPTKVGIVLAMIWAVIGMFFGVWVSALLAWPDLTFDAAWASFGRIRPVHTSGVIFGFGGNALIATSFHVLQRTSRARLPDQFSPWFVLIGYNLFCVLAASGYFMGLTQSKEYAEPEWYADIWLVIVWVVYFLIYIRTLQRRKEPHIYVANWYYMAFILVVAILHIVNNLAVPVSLGHAKSYSLFSGVQDAMTQWWYGHNAVAFFLTAGFLGMMYYYLPKRAGRPIFSYRLSIISFWGITFMYMWAGSHHLHYTALPQWVQTLGMTFSVVLLVPSWASAGNALATLNGAWHKVRDDATLRFMMVAAVFYGLSTFEGSFMAIRAVNSLSHYTDWTIGHVHAGALGWVAMITFGSLYALVPWMWKQERMYSPALVEVHFWLALTGTIIYVFAMWNSGIIQGLMWRTYNDSGTLAYSFIDSLVAMHPYYIARTVGGLLFLAGAVVASYNIWMTIRMSRRAEPAAQSAADVPAAVAIVPGE, encoded by the coding sequence ATGGTCTCAGGACTAACGGTTTCGGAGCGAAGGCTCGCCCTTGTGGTATCGGGGCTGCTTGCTGTTTGCGGGCTCGCCATGGCTGTCGTCGGGCGCAACGACCTCCTTGGCACGCATGGCTTCGTTGTCCTGGCATTCAGCCTGGGGCTTATCGCCCTGGTCGCTTCCCGGTATCTCGATCCGGAGCCTTCGGAAGAGCGCCTGTCGCACTACTACGATGATCCGACGAAAGTCGGTATCGTTCTGGCCATGATCTGGGCCGTTATCGGCATGTTCTTCGGGGTCTGGGTGTCAGCGCTGCTTGCCTGGCCGGATCTGACCTTCGATGCCGCCTGGGCCAGTTTCGGGCGCATCCGGCCTGTTCATACGTCTGGCGTCATTTTCGGTTTTGGCGGTAACGCCCTGATTGCGACGTCATTCCACGTTCTCCAGCGTACCTCGCGGGCGCGGTTGCCGGATCAGTTCAGTCCCTGGTTCGTACTGATCGGCTACAACCTCTTTTGTGTGCTGGCGGCAAGCGGCTATTTCATGGGACTCACCCAATCAAAAGAATATGCAGAACCGGAGTGGTATGCCGATATCTGGCTTGTCATTGTCTGGGTTGTGTATTTCCTGATCTATATCCGCACGCTTCAACGCCGCAAGGAACCGCACATCTATGTGGCGAACTGGTATTACATGGCGTTCATCCTGGTTGTGGCGATCCTGCATATCGTCAATAATCTAGCGGTTCCGGTCTCGCTGGGGCACGCCAAGAGCTATTCGCTGTTCTCCGGCGTGCAGGATGCGATGACGCAATGGTGGTACGGGCATAATGCCGTCGCGTTCTTCCTGACGGCGGGCTTCCTGGGCATGATGTATTACTACCTGCCGAAGCGCGCGGGGCGGCCGATTTTCTCCTACAGGCTGTCGATCATCAGCTTCTGGGGCATCACCTTCATGTATATGTGGGCCGGGTCGCACCACTTGCACTACACGGCGCTTCCGCAATGGGTGCAGACACTTGGAATGACCTTCTCCGTGGTGCTGCTGGTGCCCTCCTGGGCTTCCGCGGGCAATGCGCTGGCGACGCTGAACGGGGCGTGGCACAAGGTGCGTGATGACGCGACGCTTCGCTTCATGATGGTCGCGGCCGTCTTCTACGGGCTCTCGACTTTCGAGGGCTCGTTCATGGCGATCCGTGCTGTGAATTCGCTGTCGCACTATACGGATTGGACAATCGGCCACGTCCATGCGGGCGCGCTCGGCTGGGTGGCGATGATCACCTTCGGCTCGCTCTACGCGCTTGTTCCCTGGATGTGGAAACAAGAACGGATGTATTCGCCGGCCCTGGTGGAAGTGCACTTCTGGCTCGCCCTCACCGGCACCATCATCTACGTCTTTGCGATGTGGAATTCGGGCATCATTCAGGGGCTGATGTGGCGTACCTATAACGACAGCGGCACGCTAGCATACTCCTTCATCGACAGTCTGGTCGCAATGCATCCCTACTATATCGCGCGGACCGTCGGTGGGTTGCTCTTCCTCGCTGGAGCTGTCGTCGCTTCCTACAATATCTGGATGACGATCCGCATGTCGCGGCGGGCCGAGCCGGCCGCGCAAAGCGCCGCTGACGTGCCCGCTGCTGTCGCGATCGTTCCGGGGGAATAA
- a CDS encoding putative membrane protein (Evidence 3 : Putative function from multiple computational evidences): MGTNDTIETLPLPLAARRQRNLPASAALTWLSKGWSDLWHTPLPSLAYGSAIFAVSVVIVWELFRLALDYILFPALAGFMVVGPLIAIGLYQKSRDIEEGRPVSLARMIFVKAASGAQVWYTGAILCLLMLVWMRAAVIIYALFFGLRPFPGLDGVVSMLLTTPEGWGMLVVGTAAGGLFAAFSFAISTFAIPMLLDEKTDAFTAMGTSISLVWNNLPVMLAWGAIVLALFLLCLATGLIGLIVVFPLLGHATWHSYRAIA; encoded by the coding sequence ATGGGAACGAACGACACGATCGAGACTCTGCCACTGCCGCTCGCCGCTCGCCGCCAGCGGAATCTGCCGGCCAGCGCCGCCTTGACCTGGCTGTCCAAGGGCTGGAGCGATCTCTGGCACACGCCCCTGCCAAGTCTAGCCTATGGATCGGCCATATTCGCCGTATCCGTTGTCATCGTCTGGGAACTGTTCCGGCTCGCGCTTGACTATATTCTCTTTCCGGCCTTGGCCGGCTTCATGGTCGTCGGCCCGCTCATCGCGATTGGCCTCTACCAGAAGAGCCGCGACATCGAGGAGGGACGACCCGTCAGTCTTGCAAGGATGATTTTCGTGAAGGCTGCCTCCGGTGCCCAGGTCTGGTACACCGGCGCGATCTTGTGCCTCCTGATGCTCGTCTGGATGCGGGCGGCGGTGATCATCTATGCCCTGTTCTTTGGGTTGCGGCCGTTTCCGGGCCTCGACGGTGTGGTCTCGATGCTGCTCACGACCCCGGAGGGATGGGGCATGCTGGTGGTGGGAACCGCCGCCGGTGGCCTGTTCGCGGCCTTCTCCTTCGCCATCAGCACTTTCGCCATTCCGATGCTGCTTGATGAGAAGACCGATGCCTTCACGGCAATGGGCACGAGCATTTCGTTGGTGTGGAACAATCTGCCCGTCATGCTGGCCTGGGGCGCAATCGTGCTCGCGCTTTTCCTCCTCTGCTTGGCGACCGGTCTCATCGGCCTGATCGTCGTGTTCCCACTGCTCGGCCATGCGACGTGGCACAGCTACAGGGCGATCGCATGA
- a CDS encoding Cytochrome c oxidase subunit CcoQ: MAFDHQTLVAFSKSWGLFYLIALAAAVLVYALWPSNRKRFDRAKNSIFDKDDRPGE, translated from the coding sequence ATGGCGTTCGATCATCAAACGCTTGTGGCATTCTCCAAGAGCTGGGGCCTGTTCTACCTGATCGCGCTGGCGGCGGCCGTGCTGGTCTATGCCCTGTGGCCTTCGAACCGGAAGCGTTTCGACCGGGCCAAGAATAGTATTTTCGATAAAGATGATCGGCCGGGGGAATAA
- a CDS encoding Cytochrome c oxidase subunit CcoO, with the protein MPNFHRKLERNAIGFVLAIVGVSAIGGFVEIAPLFTINETVEQAPDMRVYTPLEVAGRNIYIREGCYACHSQMIRTLRDEVERYGPFSLAVESQYDHPMLWGSKRTGPDLARVGGKYSDAWHVAHLINPRDVVPESVMPRYAWLQRNALKADDLGLHLAAQRTVGVPYTDEMIANASADAYGQANPDSPYASGVTARYGEATNVRAFDGSAGRLTEMDALVAYLQVLGRLTDAAQKTATATKE; encoded by the coding sequence ATGCCAAATTTTCACCGGAAACTGGAACGCAACGCCATCGGCTTCGTATTGGCCATTGTCGGCGTGTCGGCCATCGGCGGCTTTGTCGAGATCGCGCCTCTCTTCACCATTAACGAGACCGTCGAGCAGGCGCCGGACATGCGGGTGTACACACCCCTGGAGGTCGCCGGCCGCAACATCTATATCCGGGAAGGCTGCTATGCCTGTCACTCCCAGATGATCCGCACGCTGCGCGATGAAGTCGAACGTTATGGGCCCTTCTCGCTGGCGGTGGAATCCCAATATGATCACCCCATGCTATGGGGATCCAAGCGCACCGGCCCCGATCTGGCGCGCGTCGGCGGCAAATATTCTGATGCCTGGCATGTCGCGCATCTGATCAATCCACGCGACGTCGTCCCGGAATCAGTCATGCCGCGCTACGCTTGGCTGCAGCGCAATGCGCTCAAGGCCGACGATCTTGGCCTGCATCTGGCCGCGCAGCGCACAGTTGGGGTTCCCTATACCGACGAGATGATCGCCAATGCGAGTGCTGACGCCTATGGGCAAGCCAATCCCGACAGCCCCTACGCGAGCGGTGTGACGGCACGCTATGGCGAAGCGACCAATGTTCGGGCCTTTGACGGCAGCGCCGGCCGTTTGACGGAGATGGATGCGCTCGTGGCCTATCTGCAGGTGCTCGGTCGCCTGACCGATGCCGCGCAGAAGACCGCGACGGCGACGAAGGAGTGA